The following proteins come from a genomic window of Candidatus Bipolaricaulis sibiricus:
- a CDS encoding NAD synthetase produces the protein MRIAVGQVNPTVGDLSGNRDQILSRMMEARRSGADLVVFPELALLGYPPRDLLLRSGFLDTADREFAAVVEASRDIAVILGHVARGGTRAANTADPSSAAFGGADLLYNTAFLLAHGAVVGQQTKHRLPSFDVFEEERYFTPGTDVGVLEWEGLRFGLSVCEDFWYDGGVLAAQTAAGVDLLVNVSASPYFRGKPQLRYALARKWAQQSGTLFIYANLVGGQDELVFDGGSFCVRPDGGFLLSAPRFADGLYVFDTAGEPVAPPDEDGLATVEQALVLGVRDYLDKNGIRGAVVGISGGVDSAVVASLACQALGPNRVVGTFFPSRYTAPESGQEARELAQALGIPLVQIEIEPILDAFKRALSPHLAVAGVTAENLQARVRGVLWMALANALGYVVLACGNKSELATGYTTLYGDTVGALAPIGDLVKEEVYALARWINAQAPHPIIPEGTLSRLPSAELRPNQRDDEDLPPYEVLDPLVRALVVENRPCDELVSLFGASTVREVARRLHSAEYKRHQLPLVLKVSPKAFGMGRRFPITHRFPD, from the coding sequence GTGAGGATCGCCGTCGGCCAGGTCAACCCCACGGTGGGGGACCTCTCTGGGAATCGCGATCAAATCCTTTCCCGCATGATGGAGGCCCGCCGGTCAGGAGCTGACCTGGTGGTGTTCCCGGAGCTCGCTCTGCTCGGATATCCGCCCCGCGATCTCCTTCTCCGCTCGGGGTTTCTCGACACCGCAGACCGGGAGTTCGCCGCAGTCGTCGAGGCCAGCCGCGACATCGCGGTGATCCTCGGCCACGTGGCCCGCGGGGGGACCCGAGCCGCCAACACCGCCGACCCCTCGTCGGCCGCGTTCGGTGGTGCCGACCTCCTTTACAACACAGCGTTTCTCCTCGCCCACGGCGCCGTCGTGGGACAGCAGACCAAGCACCGCCTCCCTTCGTTCGACGTGTTCGAAGAGGAACGGTACTTCACGCCGGGGACCGACGTGGGCGTCCTCGAGTGGGAGGGCCTGCGCTTTGGGCTCTCGGTGTGTGAGGACTTCTGGTACGACGGGGGGGTTCTGGCCGCCCAAACGGCGGCGGGAGTGGACCTCCTTGTGAACGTGTCGGCTTCACCCTACTTCCGCGGGAAGCCACAGCTCCGCTACGCGCTCGCCCGAAAGTGGGCCCAGCAGTCCGGGACGCTGTTCATCTACGCAAACCTGGTGGGCGGCCAGGATGAGCTCGTGTTCGACGGTGGGTCGTTTTGCGTTCGCCCGGATGGAGGATTCCTGCTCTCGGCACCCCGGTTCGCCGATGGCCTGTACGTGTTCGATACGGCTGGCGAGCCCGTGGCTCCGCCGGACGAGGATGGTCTTGCCACCGTTGAGCAAGCCCTCGTCCTTGGCGTCCGCGACTACCTCGACAAGAACGGAATCCGCGGGGCCGTGGTCGGGATCTCGGGCGGTGTGGACTCGGCCGTTGTGGCGTCGCTTGCCTGTCAAGCGCTGGGCCCGAACCGAGTGGTGGGGACCTTCTTCCCCAGCCGGTACACCGCCCCGGAATCGGGACAGGAGGCGCGCGAACTTGCGCAGGCACTGGGGATCCCCCTCGTCCAGATCGAGATCGAGCCGATTCTGGACGCGTTCAAGCGGGCCCTGTCGCCACACCTCGCTGTGGCCGGGGTGACCGCAGAGAACCTCCAGGCACGGGTCCGCGGGGTCCTGTGGATGGCACTCGCCAATGCTCTGGGGTACGTTGTTCTCGCCTGCGGGAACAAGTCAGAGCTGGCCACGGGGTACACCACGCTGTACGGGGACACGGTCGGCGCGCTGGCCCCGATCGGCGATCTGGTGAAAGAGGAGGTCTACGCCCTGGCACGGTGGATCAATGCCCAGGCCCCTCATCCCATCATCCCCGAAGGGACTCTCAGCCGCCTGCCGTCCGCGGAGCTCCGCCCGAACCAACGGGATGACGAAGACCTGCCCCCCTACGAGGTCCTCGATCCGCTCGTGCGGGCGCTCGTGGTGGAGAACCGACCGTGCGACGAGCTCGTCTCGCTGTTCGGCGCGAGCACCGTGCGCGAGGTTGCCCGCCGCCTCCACTCTGCGGAGTACAAACGGCACCAGTTGCCACTGGTCCTCAAGGTTTCACCCAAGGCGTTCGGGATGGGCCGGCGCTTCCCCATCACCCACCGATTCCCTGACTAG
- a CDS encoding Cell division protein FtsZ produces the protein MMGQSPAKIMVVGVGGGGGNAVNRMVQAGLVGVELVVMNTDAQVLEMTNAHRHLQLGAKRTGGLGAGGDPEVGREAAEESRDEIADLLQGLDMVFITAGMGGGTGTGGAPVVAEISKELGILTVGIVTRPFPFEGLARIQKAERGVQQLAKNVDAIITISNERLLKVASHEVPLTKAFEMVDEVLRQGVQAVTELITVPGLINLDFADVEAVLRGAGTALMGIGEAEGENKTREAARRSISSPLLDFSPKGAKKAILNITGGEDLTLEEVTAAAGAIQDALSDKADLIFGATIREGMQKAKVTVIATGFSPVQSGEIMDTEEEVVLERLEREGIRDDYDIPTFLRRSRRPEGS, from the coding sequence ATGATGGGTCAGAGCCCGGCCAAGATCATGGTGGTGGGGGTCGGCGGGGGCGGCGGGAACGCCGTGAACCGCATGGTCCAGGCAGGGCTGGTCGGGGTGGAGCTCGTGGTGATGAACACGGACGCCCAGGTCCTCGAGATGACCAACGCCCATCGCCACCTTCAGCTCGGGGCGAAGCGAACAGGCGGACTGGGAGCAGGCGGCGACCCGGAAGTCGGGCGTGAGGCAGCCGAGGAGTCCCGGGATGAGATCGCCGATTTGCTTCAGGGCCTGGACATGGTGTTCATCACCGCTGGGATGGGTGGCGGCACCGGGACCGGGGGTGCACCCGTCGTCGCCGAGATCTCCAAGGAGTTGGGCATCCTGACCGTAGGGATCGTCACCCGGCCGTTTCCGTTCGAGGGTCTGGCCCGCATCCAGAAAGCCGAGCGGGGCGTGCAGCAGCTGGCGAAGAACGTAGATGCGATCATCACCATTTCCAACGAGCGTCTGCTCAAGGTTGCGTCGCACGAGGTTCCGCTCACCAAGGCATTCGAGATGGTGGACGAGGTGCTGCGGCAGGGGGTGCAGGCAGTGACCGAGCTCATCACCGTGCCTGGGTTGATCAACCTCGATTTCGCGGACGTCGAGGCTGTGCTGCGCGGGGCGGGGACAGCGCTGATGGGGATTGGAGAAGCGGAGGGCGAGAACAAGACCCGGGAGGCAGCGCGGCGGTCGATCTCGTCCCCCCTCCTCGACTTCAGCCCCAAAGGAGCCAAGAAGGCGATCCTCAACATCACGGGTGGCGAGGACCTCACCTTGGAGGAGGTCACCGCAGCGGCGGGGGCGATTCAGGACGCCCTGTCCGACAAGGCAGACCTCATTTTCGGGGCGACGATCCGCGAGGGGATGCAGAAGGCCAAGGTGACCGTCATCGCCACCGGGTTCTCGCCCGTTCAGAGCGGCGAGATCATGGACACCGAGGAGGAGGTTGTTCTGGAGCGGCTCGAGCGGGAGGGCATCCGGGACGATTACGACATCCCCACGTTCCTGCGGCGCTCCCGCCGACCCGAGGGCTCCTAG
- a CDS encoding Cell division protein FtsA: MRRERLMVGLDVGTTKVACLVANVVDEYVEVIGLGTSPSRGLEKGVVVDIGRTIQSIRKAVEEAENMADVRIQNAYVGIAGKHIRSLNNSATVSITRPDRIITAEDVRRVVEAARTMPLSPDVELIHVIPRQYIVDGQEGITDPVGMTGTRLEVDVHIVLGSVTAVHNLVRCVEAVGIGISQIVLEPLASAMAVLSSAEKELGVVLLDSGGGTTDISVFRGGDIWFSKTIPIAGEHITNDITVGLQTPIEEAERIKKQYGTCLVDSVGDEEKIEVATIGGESTKQVSRKKLAKVIEPRVEEILDLAMQEVEDAGYRDLIPAGVVITGGTSLLAGMAEYIEKRYGTPARVGSLPQGIHGLRDIVESPIYATGIGLLKYAVETRDFVPAKRSRGSSKGMLGKMLGWFRKFLRG; the protein is encoded by the coding sequence ATGAGGCGGGAGCGGCTGATGGTGGGATTGGACGTCGGGACGACCAAGGTGGCCTGTCTGGTGGCCAATGTGGTCGACGAGTACGTCGAGGTTATCGGTCTGGGTACCTCCCCTTCTCGGGGACTGGAGAAGGGAGTTGTGGTGGACATTGGCCGCACCATTCAGTCCATCCGCAAGGCCGTCGAAGAGGCAGAGAACATGGCCGATGTGCGGATCCAGAACGCGTACGTCGGCATTGCGGGAAAGCACATCCGGTCTCTCAACAACTCGGCCACGGTTTCCATCACCCGCCCCGATCGGATCATCACGGCCGAGGACGTGCGGCGTGTGGTGGAGGCAGCGCGAACGATGCCCCTGTCCCCCGACGTCGAACTCATCCACGTCATCCCCCGGCAGTACATCGTGGACGGTCAAGAAGGGATCACCGATCCGGTGGGGATGACCGGGACGCGCCTCGAGGTCGATGTGCACATCGTCCTCGGATCGGTGACCGCCGTTCACAACCTCGTGCGGTGCGTGGAGGCGGTGGGCATCGGCATCTCCCAGATCGTGCTCGAACCGTTGGCCTCGGCGATGGCAGTCCTGTCGTCTGCGGAGAAGGAGCTGGGGGTCGTGCTTCTCGATTCGGGCGGGGGGACGACCGACATCTCCGTGTTCCGGGGGGGCGATATCTGGTTCTCGAAGACGATCCCCATTGCCGGAGAGCACATCACGAACGACATCACGGTGGGACTACAGACGCCGATCGAAGAGGCCGAGCGGATCAAGAAGCAGTATGGCACATGCCTTGTGGACTCGGTGGGTGACGAGGAGAAGATCGAGGTCGCTACGATCGGGGGCGAGAGCACGAAGCAGGTGTCACGGAAGAAGCTCGCCAAGGTCATCGAGCCGCGGGTGGAGGAGATCCTCGACCTGGCGATGCAGGAGGTTGAGGACGCGGGGTACCGGGACCTGATTCCGGCCGGTGTGGTCATCACGGGAGGCACGTCGCTCCTCGCGGGGATGGCCGAGTACATCGAGAAGCGGTACGGCACTCCGGCCCGCGTGGGAAGCCTGCCGCAGGGTATTCACGGGCTGAGGGACATCGTGGAATCCCCGATCTATGCCACCGGGATCGGCCTCCTCAAGTACGCCGTGGAGACGCGTGACTTCGTCCCCGCCAAGCGCTCCCGGGGTTCCTCGAAGGGGATGCTGGGCAAGATGCTCGGTTGGTTCCGCAAATTCCTGCGGGGGTGA
- a CDS encoding UDP-N-acetylenolpyruvoylglucosamine reductase, with translation METGARDGARALLRILRDLPGELRAEELLAPHTTFRIGGRAFALFRPSSEDALAEAVVRARTHGFPWRMVGGGSKLLVPDRGFPGLILSTTGLRSWQEEEGLLRVGAGVSLARIARRGAWKLAGIPGTVGGAVAMNAGTRHGAIAEQVAWVRALLPTGRVHVFTPEECGFAYRDSLFRRLRLPVLAVGLRPYAPQDLAPLLVERAQSQPLGLPSAGCVFRNPSGGRSAGWLIDQCGLKGARVGDAVVSEHHANFICNLGRARASDVLELVDQVQDRVVTRFGVWLDLELEVVGE, from the coding sequence ATGGAAACTGGCGCGAGAGATGGCGCGCGGGCTCTCCTACGGATCCTAAGGGATCTGCCCGGGGAGCTGCGGGCGGAGGAGCTTCTCGCTCCCCACACCACGTTCCGCATTGGCGGACGGGCGTTCGCGCTGTTCCGCCCGAGCAGTGAGGACGCGCTGGCGGAGGCGGTGGTGCGGGCGCGCACCCACGGATTCCCGTGGCGGATGGTGGGCGGTGGATCGAAGCTTCTCGTTCCGGATCGAGGGTTTCCTGGACTGATCCTGTCCACCACCGGACTGCGCTCGTGGCAGGAGGAAGAGGGCCTGCTCCGGGTGGGAGCAGGGGTGTCGCTGGCGCGGATCGCCCGCCGTGGGGCGTGGAAGCTTGCCGGGATCCCGGGAACAGTGGGGGGGGCCGTGGCGATGAACGCCGGGACCAGACACGGTGCCATCGCGGAGCAGGTGGCCTGGGTTCGTGCCCTGCTGCCCACCGGGCGCGTCCACGTGTTCACGCCTGAGGAGTGTGGCTTTGCCTACCGCGATTCCTTGTTCCGCCGGCTGCGGCTTCCCGTACTTGCCGTGGGCCTCCGGCCCTACGCACCGCAGGATCTCGCGCCGCTTCTCGTTGAGCGGGCGCAGAGCCAACCGCTGGGGCTCCCGTCGGCGGGCTGCGTGTTCCGCAACCCGTCTGGCGGGCGGTCGGCGGGGTGGCTCATCGACCAGTGTGGCCTCAAGGGCGCGCGGGTGGGTGATGCGGTGGTGTCGGAGCACCACGCCAACTTCATCTGCAACCTCGGCCGAGCGCGCGCGTCCGATGTGCTGGAGCTGGTGGACCAGGTTCAGGATCGGGTCGTGACCCGGTTTGGCGTCTGGCTCGATCTGGAGCTGGAGGTTGTGGGGGAGTGA
- a CDS encoding UDP-N-acetylmuramate--L-alanine ligase, whose amino-acid sequence MSEFAGRVHLVGIGGDGMAALAQLLREGGATVSGSDIRDSSRTAALQTWAAVHVGHRAENLPERTDAVIYSSAITPGNVEVRAAHGIPRLSRLAALSELTRGRDLVAVVGTHGKTTTATWAAHLTTAATGEGGYYVGGDVPGRPSAVLGRGKPFVAEIDESDGRFVGLRPRVAILTSVDTDHVRTYGGFGGLRRAFAAFVARADRAAVCADDPVAVEAARGQRHPLTYGFSVQADLRATGVEYWRGKSFFELRMRGRKAGEVEVPGPGPHNVRNALGAIAAGMLLHVPLPDLLRALPSAARPRRRLEVLEENGYLVVDDYAHHPTEVAAGLAALRLGWPDRRIVAIFQPHRYSRTQALAGAFGAVLARADRVVVSRVYPAFERPIPGVSGREVADAICGAGGAAVYRDNLGAALDAAAEEIEPGDIVACFGAGDIWKLAREMARGLSYGS is encoded by the coding sequence ATGAGCGAATTCGCGGGACGGGTTCACCTCGTGGGAATCGGCGGGGACGGCATGGCAGCACTGGCGCAGCTGTTGCGGGAGGGGGGAGCGACCGTGTCTGGGTCGGACATCCGGGACTCATCGCGCACCGCGGCGTTGCAGACGTGGGCCGCCGTCCATGTGGGCCACCGGGCGGAGAACCTCCCGGAACGGACAGACGCAGTGATCTACTCCTCTGCGATCACCCCGGGCAACGTCGAGGTCCGTGCCGCGCACGGCATTCCCCGTCTGTCACGCCTTGCCGCGCTCAGCGAACTGACGCGGGGGCGAGACCTGGTGGCGGTGGTCGGAACCCATGGCAAGACCACGACGGCCACCTGGGCGGCTCATCTGACGACCGCGGCGACGGGCGAGGGAGGGTACTACGTGGGGGGAGACGTGCCCGGCCGCCCGTCCGCGGTGCTCGGACGCGGCAAGCCGTTCGTGGCGGAGATCGACGAGTCCGACGGTCGATTCGTGGGGCTGCGTCCCCGCGTGGCCATCCTCACGTCTGTAGACACCGATCACGTCCGGACGTACGGTGGGTTCGGCGGGCTGAGGCGGGCATTCGCAGCGTTTGTCGCCCGGGCGGACCGGGCTGCGGTGTGCGCCGACGATCCAGTTGCGGTCGAGGCGGCCCGCGGGCAGCGTCACCCCCTGACCTACGGGTTCTCGGTTCAGGCCGATCTCCGCGCGACCGGCGTCGAGTACTGGCGCGGGAAGTCGTTCTTCGAGCTCCGAATGAGGGGGAGGAAGGCCGGAGAGGTCGAGGTGCCGGGGCCGGGCCCCCACAACGTTCGCAATGCCCTCGGTGCGATCGCGGCGGGGATGTTGCTCCACGTTCCCTTGCCCGACCTTCTCCGGGCGCTCCCCTCGGCCGCGCGCCCTCGTCGGCGGCTCGAAGTGCTCGAGGAGAACGGCTACCTCGTGGTGGACGACTACGCCCACCACCCCACCGAGGTCGCGGCAGGACTGGCGGCACTGCGTCTGGGATGGCCTGACCGTCGCATCGTCGCCATCTTTCAGCCCCATCGGTACTCCCGGACCCAGGCCCTGGCGGGAGCGTTCGGGGCAGTGCTCGCCCGGGCGGATCGGGTCGTGGTGTCCCGCGTCTACCCTGCGTTCGAACGCCCGATTCCCGGCGTGAGCGGTCGTGAGGTCGCCGACGCGATCTGCGGCGCGGGAGGAGCGGCGGTGTACCGAGACAACCTTGGTGCCGCCCTCGATGCGGCGGCGGAGGAGATCGAACCGGGGGACATCGTGGCGTGCTTTGGCGCGGGAGACATATGGAAACTGGCGCGAGAGATGGCGCGCGGGCTCTCCTACGGATCCTAA
- a CDS encoding UDP-N-acetylglucosamine--N-acetylmuramyl-(pentapeptide) pyrophosphoryl-undecaprenol N-acetylglucosamine transferase, producing the protein MKVLVAAGGTGGHVYPALAVVEELRANGALSRCAWVGNPHGLEQRAVALHPWIEFLPLSSRGIDRRRPWTWPLSFAQTLTRVVRALVMVRRFDPDVVLGTGGHAAFAPLVAAWLLGIPTAIHEQNVRMGLSNRLLARRADVVLLSYPTTRGVPRQARVQVIGNPVRRSVRDVPRHLGEELLVVGGSLGSRRLVEAMVQVAPELAQTPGLRMRVVVGQAAPVGDVTRALAEAGVPAEVVQYAEPFAEALSRARLVVARAGATTVAEVAAAGRPAVFVPWDGATDRHQHDNAWAMAQAGGCRVVTEDAVARDLGGVVRELWNDDQRLRDMAFAARAAARPDAARLAAQALIALVEGARL; encoded by the coding sequence ATGAAGGTCCTCGTGGCGGCCGGCGGCACGGGTGGCCATGTGTACCCTGCCCTGGCCGTGGTCGAGGAGCTTCGCGCGAACGGGGCACTCTCGCGGTGCGCTTGGGTGGGCAACCCCCATGGACTGGAACAAAGGGCGGTGGCTCTCCATCCCTGGATCGAGTTCCTCCCCCTCTCTTCGCGGGGGATCGATCGCCGGCGGCCATGGACGTGGCCCCTCTCGTTTGCCCAGACGCTGACACGGGTGGTGCGCGCGCTCGTGATGGTAAGGAGGTTCGACCCAGACGTCGTGCTCGGGACGGGGGGACACGCTGCGTTCGCTCCGCTGGTCGCGGCGTGGCTCCTCGGCATCCCGACGGCTATCCACGAGCAGAACGTGCGCATGGGGCTCTCCAACCGCCTCCTCGCCCGTCGGGCCGACGTGGTGCTTCTGTCGTACCCGACGACCCGCGGCGTTCCCCGTCAAGCGCGGGTTCAGGTGATCGGGAACCCGGTACGGCGTTCGGTGAGGGATGTGCCGCGACACCTGGGAGAGGAACTGCTGGTGGTGGGCGGATCGCTGGGATCTCGGAGGTTGGTCGAAGCGATGGTCCAGGTAGCTCCGGAGCTTGCTCAGACCCCTGGGCTGCGGATGCGAGTGGTCGTGGGGCAGGCTGCCCCTGTGGGTGACGTGACGAGGGCCCTGGCTGAGGCAGGCGTCCCGGCGGAGGTGGTGCAGTACGCAGAACCGTTTGCCGAAGCCCTGTCTCGGGCACGGCTTGTCGTGGCGCGGGCGGGGGCAACAACGGTGGCCGAGGTGGCAGCGGCGGGGAGGCCGGCGGTGTTTGTCCCGTGGGACGGAGCCACGGATCGCCATCAGCATGACAACGCGTGGGCGATGGCTCAGGCAGGAGGTTGCCGGGTGGTGACGGAGGACGCGGTGGCTCGTGACCTCGGGGGCGTGGTACGGGAGCTGTGGAACGACGACCAAAGGCTTCGCGACATGGCCTTTGCGGCACGGGCGGCCGCTCGACCCGATGCAGCCCGCCTTGCTGCACAGGCCCTCATCGCACTCGTGGAGGGCGCACGACTATGA
- a CDS encoding Cell division protein FtsW — protein sequence MGSLEGRIAVVLAFLLLAGFLFVYSASFPLSLRLTGNPWSLLKRQIIGGVVGLVGLIVLWRVDYHVWSKIDDLLLGAVFVLLVLTLVPPLSEGSRWLRLGPFPFQPSEIGKVALILYVAGSLVRRGDRLLSYRDGVLPYLLVLGLFGVVLLLQPDTGMLILYAVTVAFLLWVGGTPLRHLLITLGGGIPVGGIVLFLARYRLERFAAFLNPDAYRDTYGYQTFQSLIAVGSGGVLGRGIGASRAKLFYLPAAHNDFLFSIVAEETGLVGSLCVIALLALLVGWGFQVARRAPDRLGALYAWGASFLLGFQTLLNLAVAVGVMPVKGLTLPFLSYGGSSLMVSLMLGGLLLGVARAGRHATVGVLVPGVRG from the coding sequence ATGGGGAGCCTCGAGGGCAGGATTGCGGTGGTCCTTGCTTTTCTTCTCCTGGCGGGGTTCCTATTCGTGTACTCGGCGAGCTTCCCTCTCTCGCTGCGCCTGACCGGGAATCCGTGGTCCCTTCTCAAGCGCCAGATCATCGGCGGGGTGGTAGGACTCGTGGGGCTGATCGTCCTGTGGCGGGTGGACTACCATGTGTGGAGCAAGATCGACGACCTCCTGCTGGGGGCGGTGTTCGTTCTCCTTGTTCTCACTCTCGTCCCGCCGCTCTCCGAAGGCTCGCGGTGGCTGCGTCTGGGGCCGTTTCCGTTTCAGCCGTCCGAGATCGGTAAGGTCGCCCTCATCCTGTACGTTGCAGGGTCGCTCGTGCGACGGGGGGACCGCCTGCTGAGCTACCGAGACGGGGTGCTCCCCTATCTGCTCGTCCTCGGGCTGTTCGGCGTGGTCCTTCTGCTGCAGCCGGATACGGGGATGCTCATTCTGTATGCGGTGACTGTGGCGTTCCTTCTTTGGGTGGGGGGGACACCTTTGCGGCACCTTCTCATCACCCTCGGGGGGGGGATTCCCGTGGGGGGGATCGTGCTGTTCCTGGCTCGGTATCGGCTGGAGCGGTTCGCCGCGTTCCTCAACCCCGACGCGTACCGCGACACCTACGGGTATCAGACGTTTCAGTCGTTGATCGCGGTCGGGTCGGGCGGGGTGCTGGGCCGGGGGATCGGGGCGTCCCGGGCGAAGCTGTTCTACCTGCCAGCGGCGCACAACGATTTCCTGTTCTCGATTGTGGCCGAAGAGACTGGGCTCGTGGGCTCGCTGTGTGTGATTGCGCTTCTGGCTCTGCTTGTCGGGTGGGGGTTTCAGGTGGCGCGGAGGGCTCCGGACCGGCTGGGGGCCCTCTACGCGTGGGGAGCGTCGTTTCTCCTCGGGTTCCAGACCCTGCTCAACCTCGCCGTGGCGGTGGGGGTGATGCCGGTGAAGGGGCTGACCCTGCCGTTCCTGAGCTACGGCGGGTCGTCGCTCATGGTGAGCCTGATGCTGGGCGGCCTGCTCCTTGGCGTTGCCCGCGCCGGGCGACACGCCACCGTGGGGGTTCTCGTTCCGGGGGTGCGGGGATGA
- a CDS encoding UDP-N-acetylmuramoylalanine--D-glutamate ligase produces MHWPFPFRRVGVLGLARTGRAVVAALAPLGLSVFVSERGFLSPDDRAFLVEHGVEWEEGGHTDRVLEADLIVPSPGVPPRLDMLGVARRQGTSIWSEIELAYRLGRPSVLVAVTGTNGKTTTAELVGAILGAAGRDPVVAGNIGCPAIATVDAVRDRPWVLEVSSYQLEWTETFRPTVAVWLNFAPDHLDHHGSLAAYFAAKAQILARQREVDQAVLSREILACVAPRAQTIDYGGVELPPGWGKGLAAHLRADLAAAWAAACGACPEIRRSPPPYGAIVPALRQPHRMERVGEFRGIPFVDDSKGTNAHATVAALSAIPGPVVLILGGRHKGGGYEALLPCLRAKVRACVLIGESQAYFATLLASAGIPYELAGDPPDALQRAYRAARPGDTVLLSPACASFDQFRDYAHRGEVFREAFAALLGAE; encoded by the coding sequence ATGCACTGGCCATTCCCGTTTCGGCGGGTCGGTGTGCTCGGCCTTGCCCGGACGGGGCGGGCAGTTGTAGCTGCCCTTGCTCCTCTCGGACTCTCGGTATTCGTTTCCGAGCGAGGTTTCCTCTCTCCAGACGACCGGGCGTTTCTCGTCGAGCACGGGGTGGAGTGGGAGGAGGGCGGGCATACTGACCGCGTCCTCGAAGCTGACCTGATCGTGCCGAGCCCTGGCGTCCCCCCCCGGCTGGACATGCTCGGGGTGGCCCGGCGGCAGGGTACTTCCATCTGGTCGGAGATCGAACTGGCGTACCGGCTTGGCCGACCCTCGGTTCTGGTTGCGGTCACTGGGACGAACGGCAAGACGACAACCGCAGAGCTTGTCGGAGCCATTCTGGGAGCAGCCGGCCGTGACCCGGTGGTAGCGGGCAACATCGGGTGCCCAGCGATCGCCACTGTGGATGCCGTGCGGGACCGCCCATGGGTGCTCGAGGTGAGCTCGTACCAGCTGGAGTGGACGGAGACCTTCCGGCCCACGGTTGCGGTGTGGCTCAACTTCGCCCCGGACCACCTCGACCACCACGGGTCACTGGCCGCGTACTTTGCGGCCAAGGCACAGATCCTGGCCCGACAACGCGAGGTGGATCAAGCAGTTCTGTCGAGGGAGATTCTCGCTTGCGTGGCTCCCCGAGCACAGACCATCGACTATGGCGGGGTCGAGCTCCCGCCCGGCTGGGGGAAGGGGCTGGCGGCCCACCTGCGGGCGGACCTCGCGGCGGCTTGGGCCGCGGCCTGTGGGGCGTGTCCTGAGATCAGGCGGTCTCCCCCCCCGTATGGAGCGATCGTGCCCGCCCTCCGCCAGCCGCACAGGATGGAGCGGGTCGGGGAGTTCCGCGGGATTCCGTTTGTGGACGACTCCAAGGGGACGAACGCTCACGCCACAGTCGCCGCCCTGTCGGCGATCCCGGGTCCGGTGGTGCTCATCCTCGGGGGGCGCCACAAGGGCGGGGGGTACGAGGCACTCCTCCCCTGTCTTCGGGCCAAGGTCCGGGCTTGCGTGCTGATCGGCGAGTCCCAAGCGTACTTCGCCACTCTCTTGGCTTCAGCGGGGATCCCCTACGAGCTGGCCGGAGATCCGCCCGACGCGCTGCAGCGCGCGTACCGGGCTGCCCGACCTGGGGATACTGTGCTTCTCTCACCAGCATGCGCTAGTTTTGACCAGTTCAGAGATTATGCGCACCGGGGCGAGGTCTTTCGGGAGGCGTTCGCCGCGCTCCTCGGGGCGGAGTAG
- a CDS encoding Glutamate formiminotransferase: MRGTRLVESVPNVSEGRDRSAIEAMAGAMQEVPGVRLLDIQSDPDHHRTVFTLVGDPDSVAEAILRLFAAAVPRIDLRLHRGEHPRMGAVDVVPFVPVRGVTMADCVALARRVGHEVWKRFRIPVYLYEEAASRPERRDLAEIRRGEFEGFAEKIRAEAWAPDFGERAVHPTAGVAAVGAREFLIAFNVNLGTADLQVAKAVAKAVRGSSGGLRYVKALGVALEDRGIVQVSMNLTNYKQTPLARTLELVRLEAARHGVPVVGTEIVGLVPEDALVQAAAHYLCLERFSSDLILERRLDSIPSD; encoded by the coding sequence GTGCGGGGGACCCGTCTTGTCGAGTCGGTGCCCAACGTGTCTGAGGGCCGCGACCGGAGTGCGATTGAGGCGATGGCCGGCGCGATGCAGGAGGTGCCGGGCGTTCGCCTTCTCGACATCCAGTCCGACCCGGACCACCACCGCACGGTGTTTACCCTCGTCGGGGATCCGGACAGCGTGGCGGAAGCGATCCTCCGCCTGTTTGCCGCGGCTGTGCCGCGGATCGACCTCCGCCTCCATCGCGGGGAGCACCCCCGCATGGGGGCGGTGGACGTGGTCCCATTTGTTCCGGTACGGGGCGTGACGATGGCGGATTGCGTGGCGCTCGCCCGGCGCGTCGGCCACGAGGTGTGGAAGCGGTTCCGGATTCCGGTGTACCTGTACGAGGAGGCAGCCAGCCGCCCTGAGCGCCGTGATCTGGCCGAGATCCGGCGCGGGGAGTTCGAGGGGTTCGCGGAGAAGATCCGTGCCGAGGCATGGGCCCCTGACTTCGGAGAACGGGCCGTCCACCCCACCGCGGGGGTGGCGGCCGTCGGCGCAAGGGAGTTCCTCATCGCGTTCAACGTGAACCTCGGTACGGCGGATCTCCAGGTCGCCAAGGCGGTCGCCAAGGCCGTGCGCGGTTCCTCGGGGGGGCTCCGCTACGTGAAGGCCCTGGGCGTCGCCCTCGAGGATCGGGGAATCGTCCAGGTCTCGATGAACCTCACGAACTACAAGCAGACCCCCCTTGCCCGAACCCTGGAGTTGGTGCGGTTGGAGGCGGCGCGGCATGGCGTGCCGGTGGTGGGAACGGAGATCGTGGGCCTGGTCCCGGAGGATGCGCTGGTCCAGGCGGCGGCGCACTACCTGTGCCTTGAGCGGTTCTCGTCGGACCTGATTCTCGAGCGACGGCTGGACTCGATCCCGAGCGACTGA